From a region of the Helicobacter hepaticus ATCC 51449 genome:
- the nhaA gene encoding Na+/H+ antiporter NhaA: protein MSEAKITPSRHSYVKDRLQDSLNRFIKHESFGGVLLAFCVGAAMLVANSSYADMYFTFFHSEFGAFFSDSHFKVSLQDFINDVLMSFFFLLVGLEMKREMLYGELAGFKKVSFSFLAAFGGIICPVMIYSYFNSGTAYESGFGVAMSTDTAFALGLIMLLGDRVPKILKIFLVTLAVADDLGAISVIAIFYSDNINMQWIYASLILVAVLIYLNYRDTKYLSLYFLAGILLWFCVHHSGIHVTIAAVILAMAIPGRTRVNKKYFINMLKEFERMKVATNDWNDVVYARESEKVGFWRGSFKNIRSFIFGNQDVEKKIDMAKTSQLVHMLDTIGTYSRYAQNPLIRLEIALQPICAYFFVPLFAFANAGVTLEGNIDISLNSVMLGTILGLVVGKPVGVLLFCFLGEKLNLATRPKDLNYLHILSVGMISGIGFTMSMFVANLAYKDDIMSIDMSKISILVASSIAAVLGLLVVYLSTIKQDNQLENINEEDEIQKLKETQSII from the coding sequence ATGTCAGAAGCAAAGATTACGCCTAGCAGACATTCATATGTAAAAGATAGACTTCAAGACAGCCTCAATCGTTTTATCAAGCACGAATCTTTCGGGGGAGTTTTGCTTGCATTTTGCGTTGGAGCAGCTATGCTTGTAGCGAACTCATCGTATGCAGATATGTATTTTACTTTTTTTCATAGCGAATTTGGTGCATTTTTTAGTGATTCGCATTTTAAGGTAAGTTTGCAGGATTTTATCAATGATGTATTAATGTCATTTTTCTTTTTGCTCGTGGGTTTGGAAATGAAACGCGAAATGCTCTATGGGGAGCTGGCTGGGTTTAAAAAAGTAAGTTTTTCTTTTCTCGCAGCATTTGGAGGCATTATATGTCCAGTAATGATTTATTCATATTTTAACTCTGGCACAGCATATGAAAGTGGTTTTGGTGTCGCAATGAGCACAGATACAGCCTTTGCACTTGGGCTTATAATGCTTCTTGGAGATAGAGTGCCTAAGATTTTGAAGATTTTTCTTGTAACACTTGCTGTAGCTGATGATTTAGGGGCTATTTCTGTAATTGCAATTTTTTATTCTGATAATATTAATATGCAATGGATTTATGCTTCTTTAATCCTTGTTGCAGTACTTATTTATCTTAATTATCGTGATACTAAATATCTTTCACTATATTTTTTGGCGGGTATTTTGTTGTGGTTTTGTGTGCACCATAGCGGGATTCACGTAACAATTGCAGCAGTTATTTTGGCAATGGCGATTCCCGGGCGCACACGCGTAAATAAAAAATATTTTATCAATATGCTTAAAGAATTTGAAAGAATGAAAGTAGCCACGAATGATTGGAATGATGTAGTCTATGCACGTGAATCGGAGAAGGTGGGTTTTTGGAGAGGAAGCTTTAAGAATATTAGAAGTTTTATATTTGGAAATCAAGATGTGGAAAAAAAGATTGATATGGCAAAAACTTCCCAACTCGTGCATATGTTGGATACTATAGGCACATATTCTCGTTATGCACAAAATCCGCTTATACGTCTTGAAATTGCTCTGCAACCCATTTGCGCTTATTTTTTTGTTCCTCTTTTTGCTTTTGCTAATGCAGGTGTAACACTTGAAGGCAATATTGATATAAGTTTAAATAGTGTTATGCTTGGGACAATTTTAGGCTTAGTAGTGGGCAAACCTGTAGGTGTATTACTTTTTTGTTTTTTAGGAGAGAAGTTAAATCTTGCTACTCGTCCAAAAGATTTAAATTATTTGCATATTTTATCTGTGGGTATGATTTCAGGCATTGGCTTTACAATGTCTATGTTTGTGGCAAATCTTGCCTATAAAGATGATATAATGAGTATTGATATGTCTAAAATTTCTATTCTTGTAGCATCTTCAATAGCAGCTGTTCTTGGGCTTTTGGTGGTTTATCTTAGCACAATTAAGCAGGATAATCAGCTTGAGAATATAAATGAAGAAGATGAGATTCAAAAGCTTAAGGAAACACAAAGTATCATTTGA
- the nhaA gene encoding sodium/proton antiporter NhaA: MAAKQNRISEALSSFIRAESFSGIFLFFCAVSAMIVANSPFSDIYKNFWEQPFGFSFAGGFYGFSIHDWINDVLMSIFFLMVGLEIKRELLFGDLSGFQKAAFPVIGAVGGMIVPGVIYYVLNMNTPSYHGFGIPMATDIAFALGVILLLGKRVPLALKVFLVTLAVADDLGAIVVIAVFYPSPEGLHFIYLGVAAGLLILLTGINHLGVRHLGVYIGIGILLWFCVHHSGIHATIAAVALAFCIPVKPKIESKEFIQVVQQMIEIFESKDKERKNILLDTQQMSAIDEAGRDFAKVQNPLLRLEHALQPLCAFIIMPLFAFANAGVDIRAEVNFHIDHIMLGVILGLVVGKPLGILSLTFLCEKCKIASRPAGVSWSHIFGAGMLAGIGFTMSMFVSNLAFDAPQASDVSKIAILLASSIAGIVGSLYLIINYKINSRAKVKS; encoded by the coding sequence ATGGCAGCAAAGCAAAATAGAATTTCGGAAGCATTAAGTAGTTTTATCCGCGCAGAATCTTTTAGTGGTATTTTTTTATTTTTTTGCGCAGTGAGTGCAATGATTGTGGCTAATTCGCCTTTCTCTGATATTTATAAAAACTTTTGGGAACAACCTTTTGGTTTCAGCTTTGCAGGGGGATTTTATGGATTTAGTATTCACGATTGGATTAATGATGTATTGATGTCAATTTTTTTTCTTATGGTTGGGCTTGAAATTAAACGCGAATTGCTTTTTGGGGATTTATCCGGATTCCAAAAAGCAGCTTTTCCTGTTATAGGCGCAGTAGGTGGTATGATTGTGCCAGGTGTTATTTATTATGTGCTCAATATGAATACTCCCTCTTATCACGGATTTGGAATCCCTATGGCTACCGATATTGCCTTTGCGCTCGGTGTCATCTTGCTTCTTGGCAAACGTGTTCCTTTGGCACTTAAAGTATTTCTTGTAACACTTGCTGTGGCTGATGATTTAGGAGCAATTGTTGTTATTGCAGTATTTTATCCTTCGCCTGAAGGTTTGCATTTTATATATTTAGGTGTAGCAGCAGGGCTTTTAATACTTCTCACAGGTATCAATCATTTAGGGGTGCGCCATTTAGGAGTGTATATAGGGATTGGTATTTTGTTGTGGTTTTGTGTGCACCATAGCGGGATTCACGCAACTATTGCAGCTGTGGCATTAGCGTTTTGTATTCCTGTAAAGCCCAAAATTGAGAGCAAGGAATTTATTCAAGTCGTTCAACAGATGATAGAAATTTTTGAGAGCAAAGACAAAGAGCGTAAAAATATTTTACTTGATACGCAACAAATGAGTGCAATTGATGAAGCAGGGAGAGATTTTGCAAAGGTCCAAAATCCACTTTTGCGTTTAGAGCACGCTTTGCAACCTCTGTGTGCATTCATTATTATGCCCCTTTTTGCTTTTGCTAATGCAGGCGTAGATATTCGTGCAGAAGTAAATTTTCACATTGACCATATTATGCTTGGGGTTATACTTGGACTTGTAGTAGGCAAACCTTTGGGTATTTTAAGTTTAACATTTTTATGTGAGAAATGTAAAATTGCTTCACGTCCAGCAGGAGTGTCTTGGAGTCATATTTTTGGTGCAGGAATGCTCGCAGGCATTGGCTTTACAATGTCTATGTTTGTCTCAAATCTTGCATTTGATGCTCCTCAAGCAAGTGATGTGTCAAAAATAGCAATTTTGCTTGCTTCAAGCATTGCAGGTATTGTGGGTTCATTGTATTTGATAATCAATTATAAAATCAACTCTCGGGCAAAAGTCAAATCTTAA
- the yajC gene encoding preprotein translocase subunit YajC produces the protein MQGGAQETLMSLLPIVFFIAIFYLLLIRPANVKRKKHQEMIDALQKGDKIITTGGLICEIVKPEKTFFSVRLNDDTIVKLSREFIAYKLDANDETQE, from the coding sequence ATGCAAGGTGGAGCACAAGAGACATTAATGTCATTACTTCCTATCGTATTTTTTATTGCGATTTTTTATTTACTTCTTATTCGTCCAGCAAATGTAAAGCGTAAAAAGCACCAAGAAATGATTGATGCGCTACAAAAGGGTGATAAAATCATCACTACAGGCGGTCTTATATGTGAAATAGTTAAGCCTGAAAAAACATTTTTTAGCGTGCGTTTAAATGATGACACAATTGTAAAGCTTTCTCGGGAATTTATTGCATATAAGCTTGATGCAAATGATGAAACTCAAGAATAA
- the secD gene encoding protein translocase subunit SecD: protein MAKQHTYSVQGSHKGLNYRLWSFIFVALVGIILCLPSFTDINGRKIALGLDLQGGLNLLLGIKTQEAIKARFSSLASQIVFDTKKENILIDNLKVFEDKISFELVDTDEKPMLDKILSQINGLQVNENNGAYSIVFTAEYEEEIQSSALKQAIGTIRNRLDEFGLREPSVTQQGKDNILVQLPGIKTIEEEQRARDLIAKPAHLQMMAVDEERNARVSTMSELEAQKYNDVILPFVHSSEVQALQNTLAHLQEKLNELKEHPQNSMSSQERTNTLFAERIKIEGEIAKIQQELEAKKTKLNQVILLKAVPILDGSMLTDARAAFDQNNQPIVSFSLDSKGAKIFGDFSGANVGKRMAIVLDGKVYSAPVIRERIGGGSGQISGGFSVAEASDLAIALKSGALPAPMEVLEKRSVGPSLGEDSIRASLIALISGFALVVIFMIIYYSLAGVIAVVALFVNIVLIIAVMACFGASLTLPGMAGIVLTVGMAVDANIIINERIREALRAGFGIAKSIEMGYANASRAIFDSNLTTLIAAVLLYAFGTGAIKGFAITMGIGITASILTAIVGTHGIYQAIMQRIIKSGNVNLWFGIKLPLDTTESAKQQDTKLNKG from the coding sequence ATGGCAAAACAACACACTTATTCCGTTCAAGGAAGCCATAAAGGTTTAAATTATAGGCTGTGGTCTTTTATTTTCGTAGCATTAGTTGGTATTATTCTTTGCTTACCTTCATTTACAGATATCAATGGTCGTAAGATTGCACTTGGACTTGATTTACAAGGAGGATTAAATCTTCTTTTGGGTATAAAAACTCAAGAAGCAATTAAAGCGCGTTTTTCTTCCTTAGCTTCCCAGATTGTTTTTGATACCAAAAAAGAGAATATTCTTATTGATAATTTAAAAGTATTTGAAGATAAGATAAGTTTTGAGCTTGTAGATACTGATGAAAAGCCAATGTTAGATAAGATTCTCTCTCAGATTAATGGGTTGCAAGTAAATGAAAATAATGGAGCGTATTCCATTGTTTTTACTGCAGAATATGAAGAAGAGATTCAAAGTAGTGCGCTCAAACAAGCTATCGGCACAATTCGCAATCGCCTTGATGAATTTGGTTTAAGGGAGCCAAGTGTAACCCAGCAAGGTAAAGATAATATTCTTGTCCAGTTGCCAGGCATTAAAACAATTGAAGAAGAACAAAGGGCACGAGATTTGATAGCTAAGCCTGCACATTTGCAAATGATGGCTGTTGATGAAGAAAGAAATGCGCGAGTAAGCACAATGAGCGAGCTTGAGGCACAAAAATATAATGATGTTATTTTGCCTTTTGTGCATTCATCTGAGGTTCAAGCTCTTCAGAATACTCTTGCTCATCTTCAAGAAAAACTTAATGAGTTAAAAGAACACCCACAAAATTCTATGTCCTCGCAAGAAAGAACTAATACTTTATTTGCAGAACGCATTAAAATTGAGGGAGAAATTGCTAAGATTCAACAAGAGCTTGAGGCGAAAAAAACAAAACTAAATCAGGTCATATTACTTAAAGCTGTCCCAATTCTTGATGGTTCTATGCTTACAGATGCAAGAGCAGCTTTTGACCAAAACAATCAGCCCATTGTGAGTTTTAGCCTAGATTCTAAAGGAGCAAAGATTTTTGGAGACTTCTCTGGGGCAAATGTAGGTAAACGTATGGCAATAGTTCTTGATGGTAAAGTATATTCTGCACCTGTCATTCGTGAGCGTATAGGTGGAGGAAGCGGACAAATCAGCGGTGGCTTTAGCGTAGCTGAAGCAAGTGATTTGGCAATTGCACTTAAAAGCGGAGCATTACCAGCACCTATGGAAGTGCTTGAAAAGCGTAGTGTGGGTCCAAGCTTAGGTGAAGATTCTATACGAGCTTCATTAATTGCGCTTATTAGTGGTTTTGCCTTAGTCGTTATTTTTATGATAATATATTACTCTCTTGCGGGCGTGATTGCTGTTGTCGCATTGTTTGTGAATATTGTGCTTATTATTGCCGTTATGGCGTGCTTTGGTGCTTCATTAACATTGCCGGGTATGGCTGGAATCGTGCTCACTGTGGGTATGGCAGTAGATGCAAATATTATTATTAATGAAAGAATCCGAGAAGCTTTGCGTGCAGGATTTGGTATAGCTAAATCAATTGAAATGGGCTATGCGAATGCCTCAAGGGCAATTTTTGATTCTAATCTCACAACACTTATCGCCGCTGTTTTACTCTATGCTTTTGGGACAGGAGCTATTAAAGGCTTTGCTATTACGATGGGGATTGGGATTACAGCTTCTATTCTTACTGCTATTGTTGGCACACACGGCATTTATCAAGCAATTATGCAGCGGATTATTAAAAGTGGCAATGTAAATTTGTGGTTTGGTATCAAGCTACCTTTAGATACCACAGAATCGGCAAAGCAGCAAGATACAAAGCTTAACAAAGGGTAA
- the secF gene encoding protein translocase subunit SecF — translation MEVFKKVKIYDFVTYSSYGLVISTLLIIASFVLLGIKGFNLGIDFAGGSIVQIQYTKPAPLSKIRELLAQDERFKNSQVSEFGSKEEVLLKIPYIPTSVNEDISHSIVALLEPSGHFELRRVDSVGPKVGDELKQNGIIALTFALIAMMIYISFRYEWRFSLAGVLALVHDVIIVSGVVILAGVDFNLDVLAALLTIIGYSINDTIIIFDRIREQMMIKRQKDMKYVINEAVSCTLSRTILTSLTVFFVVLTLYLFGGEIIVGFSLPMLVGVIIATCSSMFVAPRLALMFGFNLDEYYQRETNKLKKQEEKKRLRAMYEQGRL, via the coding sequence ATGGAAGTTTTTAAGAAAGTAAAAATATATGATTTTGTTACATATAGCTCGTATGGACTTGTTATCTCTACATTATTAATTATTGCTTCATTTGTGCTCTTAGGCATAAAAGGTTTTAATTTGGGTATTGATTTTGCGGGTGGAAGTATAGTGCAGATTCAATATACTAAACCTGCCCCGCTTAGTAAAATCCGCGAACTTCTCGCACAAGATGAGAGATTTAAAAATTCACAAGTAAGCGAGTTTGGCTCTAAAGAGGAAGTATTGCTTAAGATTCCTTATATCCCTACGAGTGTCAATGAGGATATATCTCATAGTATTGTTGCTCTTTTAGAGCCAAGTGGGCATTTTGAGTTGCGCAGGGTGGATTCCGTAGGTCCAAAGGTGGGTGATGAACTCAAGCAAAATGGTATTATTGCCCTCACATTCGCACTTATAGCAATGATGATTTATATTTCATTTCGTTATGAATGGAGATTCTCTCTTGCAGGTGTGCTTGCACTCGTGCATGATGTCATTATTGTTTCTGGCGTGGTGATACTTGCAGGTGTAGATTTCAATCTTGATGTCTTGGCGGCGTTGCTTACAATTATTGGTTATTCAATCAATGATACCATTATTATTTTTGATAGAATCCGCGAACAAATGATGATAAAGCGTCAAAAAGATATGAAATATGTTATTAATGAAGCAGTTTCTTGCACACTTTCAAGGACTATCCTTACTTCTTTAACTGTGTTTTTTGTGGTGCTAACACTTTATCTTTTTGGCGGAGAAATTATTGTTGGATTCTCACTTCCTATGCTTGTAGGGGTGATTATTGCTACTTGTAGTTCAATGTTTGTTGCACCGCGTTTAGCATTAATGTTTGGGTTTAATCTTGATGAGTATTATCAAAGAGAGACAAATAAACTCAAAAAACAAGAGGAAAAAAAGAGACTGCGTGCAATGTATGAACAAGGTCGTTTATAA
- a CDS encoding DUF6394 family protein gives MDWGKVFFVFFSLMSLTFTLGFLYESNIVILFIATAINFIATTFRIGVKNSLSAELFASSLVADFHLIPAFVFLQVFGDIEIATALVVGAVVANLFSVVLLCIGGAKARESDY, from the coding sequence ATGGATTGGGGTAAGGTATTCTTTGTATTTTTTAGTTTGATGAGCTTAACTTTTACGCTTGGATTTTTGTATGAAAGTAATATAGTGATACTTTTTATTGCTACAGCGATTAATTTTATTGCTACAACTTTCCGCATCGGTGTAAAAAATAGTCTTTCCGCTGAGCTTTTTGCAAGCTCCTTGGTTGCAGATTTTCATCTTATACCTGCTTTTGTATTTTTACAAGTTTTTGGTGATATTGAAATTGCTACTGCACTTGTGGTAGGTGCAGTTGTGGCAAATTTATTTTCTGTTGTGTTGCTTTGTATTGGGGGCGCAAAAGCAAGAGAAAGTGATTATTAA
- a CDS encoding acyl-CoA thioesterase — MEDVFDPKSLTMSVLASPSMANFSGVMHGGELMKLLDQVAYACATRYCGCGVVTIGVDGMVFKNPIPIGSLVIFLASVNYVGSVSCEVGIKVISEDIKNRFVTHTNSCYFTMVAIDPSGKKIKIPPLTPTTEEEKRRFEAAKKRKEFRAQIKP; from the coding sequence ATGGAAGATGTATTTGACCCAAAATCCTTAACAATGAGTGTGCTTGCTTCACCAAGTATGGCAAATTTTAGTGGCGTTATGCACGGGGGTGAGCTTATGAAGTTGCTTGACCAAGTAGCATATGCTTGTGCAACACGATATTGTGGCTGCGGTGTGGTAACTATTGGCGTTGATGGTATGGTATTTAAAAACCCTATCCCAATTGGTTCGCTTGTCATTTTTCTTGCGTCAGTAAATTATGTGGGAAGCGTAAGCTGTGAAGTAGGCATAAAAGTTATTAGTGAAGATATTAAAAATCGCTTTGTTACTCATACTAATAGTTGCTACTTTACTATGGTAGCTATTGACCCTAGTGGTAAAAAAATCAAAATTCCACCGCTTACACCTACCACAGAAGAAGAAAAACGCCGATTTGAAGCCGCTAAAAAACGTAAAGAATTTAGAGCCCAAATAAAGCCCTAA
- a CDS encoding flagellin A has protein sequence MAFQVNTNVNALNAHAQSTFTQYNLKNSMEKLSSGLRINKAADDASGMAIADSLRSQASALGQAIRNTNDGMGIIQIADKAMDEQLKILDTIKSKAVQAAQDGQSTQSRSMIQMDIIRLIEGLDSIGNNTTYNGMALLSGAFTNKEFQVGAYSNQSIKTSIGSTTSDKIGQVRIETGALVTASGEVTVTFKNVDGVNDITLESVKVSHSAGTGLGVLAEVINKNSDKTGVRAQANAYTTSDESIKSGSLANLMVNGVSIGDIIGIQKNDSDGRLVQAFNAATMHTGVEAYTDNLGRLMLRSTDGRGISLKANGAVPGQGNDVAITTVNGGHDLTTGANNYGRLSLVRTDARDIVVSGLNISSTGYNDDTKVAQTTTNLRDMKGVFNENVRSASGANYNAVIASGGADLGSGVTSLRGAMISMDIAESAMKTLDKIRADLGSVSGQMVSTVNNITITQVNVKAAESGIREVDFAAESSEFTKLNILAQSGSYALSQANAIQQNILRLLN, from the coding sequence ATGGCTTTTCAAGTCAATACTAACGTTAACGCACTTAATGCGCACGCACAATCTACCTTTACTCAATACAACCTTAAAAACTCTATGGAGAAATTGAGTTCTGGTCTTCGCATTAACAAGGCAGCAGATGATGCTTCAGGTATGGCAATTGCAGATAGTTTGCGCTCTCAAGCAAGTGCGCTAGGACAAGCAATAAGAAATACAAATGATGGTATGGGAATTATTCAAATTGCAGATAAGGCAATGGACGAACAACTTAAGATTCTTGATACAATCAAATCTAAAGCCGTTCAAGCAGCTCAAGATGGACAATCTACACAATCTCGTTCAATGATTCAAATGGACATTATCCGTTTGATTGAAGGTTTGGATAGTATAGGTAATAATACTACTTATAATGGTATGGCTCTTCTTTCTGGTGCTTTTACTAACAAAGAGTTCCAAGTAGGTGCATATTCTAACCAATCTATTAAAACATCTATTGGTTCAACTACATCTGATAAGATTGGACAGGTGCGTATTGAGACAGGTGCTTTAGTTACTGCTTCTGGTGAAGTAACTGTAACCTTTAAAAATGTTGATGGGGTTAATGATATTACTTTAGAATCTGTAAAGGTTTCTCACTCTGCAGGAACAGGACTTGGTGTTTTAGCAGAAGTTATTAATAAAAACTCTGATAAAACAGGTGTTCGTGCTCAAGCAAACGCATATACAACTTCAGATGAATCAATTAAATCTGGAAGTTTGGCAAATCTTATGGTTAATGGTGTTTCTATTGGAGATATTATTGGTATTCAAAAAAATGATAGCGATGGACGTTTGGTGCAAGCTTTCAATGCTGCAACAATGCACACAGGTGTTGAAGCCTATACAGATAATCTTGGTCGCTTGATGCTTAGAAGCACAGATGGACGTGGTATTAGTTTGAAGGCTAATGGTGCTGTGCCAGGACAAGGTAATGATGTAGCAATTACTACTGTGAATGGCGGACACGATCTTACTACTGGTGCAAACAACTATGGACGTCTCTCTCTTGTGAGAACTGATGCAAGAGATATTGTTGTCTCTGGTTTGAATATTAGCTCAACAGGATATAATGATGATACAAAAGTAGCTCAAACAACTACAAACCTTCGTGATATGAAAGGTGTATTTAATGAAAATGTTCGTTCTGCTTCAGGTGCAAACTATAATGCTGTTATTGCATCTGGTGGAGCAGACCTTGGTTCTGGTGTAACAAGCTTAAGAGGTGCAATGATATCAATGGATATTGCAGAATCTGCAATGAAAACACTTGATAAAATTAGAGCAGACCTTGGTTCTGTATCTGGACAAATGGTAAGCACAGTAAATAACATCACTATTACTCAAGTGAATGTTAAGGCAGCTGAATCTGGTATTCGTGAAGTGGATTTTGCAGCAGAGAGTTCAGAATTTACAAAACTTAATATTCTTGCTCAATCTGGTAGCTATGCTCTCTCTCAAGCAAATGCAATTCAGCAAAATATTCTTAGGTTACTTAACTAA
- a CDS encoding TSUP family transporter has translation MELDINVGMIIFLMFAAFVAGFIDAIAGGGGMITIPALLFVGIPPLQALGTNKFQSCFGSFGASFHFYMKGYIRLREHLPFVIVVFISSLLGTLCVQVFEADFLRKCIPFLLIIFAFYFLFSPKITEASSHALLGFVPLGFVLGGIGFYDGFFGPGTGSFLMLALISLGGFGLLDALAHTKLFNFATNIASMLIFALSGKILWIVGLCMALGQFIGASLGSRIAIGYGIKIIKPLVVCVSLIACIYLLYKEYI, from the coding sequence ATGGAACTTGATATAAATGTAGGTATGATTATCTTTTTGATGTTTGCAGCATTTGTGGCAGGATTTATTGATGCCATAGCTGGAGGTGGGGGTATGATAACAATCCCTGCTTTACTTTTTGTGGGTATTCCTCCTCTTCAAGCACTTGGCACGAATAAATTTCAAAGTTGTTTTGGGAGTTTTGGAGCGAGTTTTCATTTTTATATGAAAGGCTATATTCGTTTAAGAGAGCATTTACCTTTTGTGATTGTAGTATTTATATCTTCTTTGTTGGGAACATTGTGTGTGCAGGTATTTGAAGCAGATTTTTTGCGCAAATGTATTCCTTTTTTGCTCATTATTTTTGCTTTTTATTTTCTTTTTTCGCCAAAAATCACAGAAGCATCTTCTCACGCACTTCTTGGCTTTGTGCCTTTGGGTTTTGTGCTTGGAGGCATTGGATTTTATGATGGATTTTTTGGTCCGGGCACAGGTTCATTTTTAATGTTAGCACTGATTTCTTTAGGCGGTTTTGGTTTGCTTGATGCACTTGCTCATACCAAACTTTTTAACTTTGCTACAAATATTGCCTCAATGCTTATTTTTGCACTAAGTGGAAAGATTCTATGGATTGTGGGATTATGTATGGCTTTAGGGCAGTTTATAGGTGCGAGTTTAGGTTCGCGTATAGCTATTGGCTATGGCATAAAAATCATTAAGCCTCTCGTTGTATGTGTATCTTTGATAGCTTGTATTTATTTGCTTTATAAAGAATATATTTGA
- a CDS encoding DUF1104 domain-containing protein yields MKNVKVYVLGSVLSALLCSNLNAADFSSRSDAELVKLSGIVKVEEFVDYELEVAKRLKSKTEKEAKEFKSKLKEQYEKATEKLSVKQYREYKKATREAMKKHLEKMSSKERKESGLMACGDFKDSKGKKALCHCKDKK; encoded by the coding sequence ATGAAAAATGTAAAAGTATATGTATTGGGCAGCGTTTTAAGCGCACTGCTTTGTAGTAATCTTAATGCAGCAGATTTTAGCTCAAGAAGTGATGCGGAACTTGTTAAGCTTTCTGGCATTGTAAAAGTAGAAGAGTTTGTAGATTATGAACTTGAAGTAGCAAAACGGCTTAAGTCAAAGACAGAAAAAGAGGCAAAAGAGTTTAAAAGCAAACTCAAGGAGCAATATGAAAAAGCGACCGAAAAATTGAGTGTTAAGCAATACAGAGAATATAAAAAAGCTACACGTGAGGCGATGAAAAAGCATCTTGAAAAAATGAGTAGTAAAGAGCGCAAAGAAAGTGGTTTAATGGCGTGTGGAGATTTTAAAGATTCTAAAGGCAAAAAAGCTTTGTGTCATTGCAAAGATAAAAAATAG
- a CDS encoding response regulator transcription factor, with amino-acid sequence MSAKILLLEDDFVLSEILLEFLQEQGYNVRLCDNAKDALDCAYEQYFDLWILDVKVPQGNGFDVLKELRECGKDTPAIFITSLDRIDDLHNGYKVGCDDYIKKPFELLELQCRINTLLKRPFLHTHKDFIILPNGFKFGILTQLLYDKSGIVIPLTQKESLLLSLLLQHKGSYVSQEIIFDTLWEYEQEPSEMSLRVYVKNLRKILGKDSILNQRGRGYCYNA; translated from the coding sequence ATGTCGGCAAAAATTTTGTTACTTGAAGATGATTTTGTTCTTTCAGAGATTCTATTGGAGTTTTTGCAAGAACAAGGCTATAATGTGCGATTGTGTGATAATGCTAAAGATGCTCTAGATTGCGCTTATGAACAATATTTTGATTTGTGGATTTTAGATGTGAAAGTGCCTCAAGGTAATGGATTTGATGTGCTCAAAGAATTACGGGAGTGCGGGAAAGATACTCCTGCTATTTTTATTACTTCACTTGATAGAATTGATGATTTGCACAACGGATATAAAGTAGGTTGTGATGATTATATTAAAAAGCCCTTTGAACTCTTAGAACTTCAATGTCGTATCAATACATTACTCAAGCGTCCGTTTTTGCACACTCATAAGGATTTTATTATTTTGCCTAATGGCTTTAAATTTGGAATTCTTACGCAATTACTTTATGATAAAAGTGGCATAGTCATTCCTCTTACACAAAAAGAAAGCTTGCTTTTATCACTTTTGCTCCAACATAAAGGAAGTTATGTCTCTCAAGAGATAATTTTTGATACACTTTGGGAATATGAACAAGAGCCAAGCGAAATGAGTTTGCGTGTATATGTGAAGAATCTACGTAAAATTTTGGGTAAAGATAGTATTCTTAACCAGCGTGGGCGAGGGTATTGTTATAATGCGTGA